Proteins from a single region of Cydia splendana chromosome 9, ilCydSple1.2, whole genome shotgun sequence:
- the LOC134793721 gene encoding broad-complex core protein isoforms 1/2/3/4/5-like, with protein sequence MADQFCLRWNNFQTNIVSALDSLKCSEDLVDVTLTCEGRNIKAHKVILSACSPYFRNVFKENPCQHPVIILKDVSADDIVSLLSYMYQGEVFIEESKLSSFLHTAALLQVKGLTGVTQQKENFISPNTSNKLYTQLTISSKTQFGASSKEVKIPALKKRRSSTSDKPNDIGESHKKSKLLETCDIYNRSNLSHLMVENPVFVADKKVEKKPENCPEPIIANGKTSKLNQAQGDNIPLSIKTEQIDDNNSPISVPTNTSENDDSLPDYENSMLARSLLQGINPSKSDISANNNSTTKKVSNIADMCTSRSKDTNNESPPTNLAAKSPLKVPGEDILVKPEKQSPKSDIEYEPEILLSEQQDSTDAENTFSQEQSQALLLLAGMSSVTGLSVGASTSQGVSHQSNHAAICGDCPHCGMKYSNQSALKYHVRLMHSDLTNRLCCYLCPRSFTMRETFKEHMWSSHGQRN encoded by the exons ATGGCAGATCAGTTTTGTTTACGTTGGAACAATTTCCAGACCAATATAGTGAGTGCATTGGACTCATTGAAGTGTTCTGAGGATTTGGTCGACGTGACACTTACATGCGAAGGAAGAAATATCAAGGCTCATAAAGTTATACTGTCAGCCTGCAGTCCGTACTTCAGGAATGTGTTCAAG GAAAATCCATGTCAGCATCCAGTGATCATCCTCAAAGATGTATCTGCCGATGACATTGTCAGCTTGCTATCGTACATGTACCAGGGAGAAGTGTTCATAGAAGAGAGCAAGCTGTCTTCATTCCTCCATACGGCAGCCCTGCTGCAAGTTAAAGGATTAACTGGAGTAACTCAACAG aaagaAAACTTTATATCCCCAAACACATCAAACAAACTTTATACACAACTGACAATATCCTCAAAAACACAATTTGGTGCTTCAAGCAAAGAAGTAAAAATCCCCGCTCTAAAGAAAAGGAGGAGCAGTACGTCTGATAAACCTAATGACATCGGAGAGAGTCACAAAAAGAGTAAATTATTAGAAACTTGTGATATTTACAATAGGAGTAATCTATCACATTTAATGGTAGAGAATCCGGTTTTTGTAGCTGATAAAAAAGTTGAGAAGAAACCTGAAAACTGCCCGGAACCCATCATAGCTAACGGGAAAACCTCTAAACTGAATCAG GCTCAAGGTGACAACATTCCTTTATCAATAAAAACAGAGCAGATTGATGACAACAATTCACCCATCTCAGTGCCCACAAATACCTCTGAAAATGATGACAGTCTTCCAGATTATGAAAACAGTATGCTTGCCAGGTCCTTGCTTCAAG GAATTAACCCATCTAAAAGTGATATCAGTGCCAATAACAATTCAACAACTAAGAAAGTGTCAAACATAGCAGATATGTGTACGTCGCGAAGTAAGGATACAAATAACGAATCTCCACCAACCAATCTTGCAGCAAAGAGCCCTCTAAAAGTACCCGGAGAAGACATTTTAGTGAAACCTGAAAAACAATCACCGAAGTCAGATATTGAGTATGAACCGGAAATATTGCTGTCAGAGCAGCAAGACAGTACAGATGCAGAAAACACATTCTCACAGGAACAATCTCAAGCATTACTATTACTGGCAGGCATGTCAAGTGTCACCGGATTATCCGTAGGTGCTTCAACTTCACAGGGAGTCTCCCATCAGTCAAACCATGCCGCTATCTGTGGTGACTGTCCACATTGCGGCATGAAGTATTCTAACCAATCTGCGCTTAAATACCATGTCAGGCTTATGCACTCTGACTTAACCAATCGTCTTTGCTGCTACCTTTGTCCCAGGTCTTTTACAATGCGAGAGACGTTTAAAGAACACATGTGGTCTAGCCATGGACAAagaaattaa